In the genome of Arachis stenosperma cultivar V10309 chromosome 2, arast.V10309.gnm1.PFL2, whole genome shotgun sequence, the window ttgaggtGAAAAATAATAACCGATGGCGACAGCATACAGGTAAGGCTGGCAATCTATACCCTATCCGTTGTGGTTAGGATAGGGTAGGGAGTAGAGTACGGGTTCAGGGTATatcctaccctaccctacctgcatccctaatatattatataatatatatgtaaaagttATATATGTAATGAAGAAAGTGAGTGTTGAATCCataatctttttcttataaaaacttaaaataactactatattAGTTTAGTTGATGATcatattatttgtaattttatgttagattttttaagattttattatttttaattttaatttaaacttagttttttattttctattttattaatatgtatgaaatttagaatggttgaattttatatttgtttaaaatttttttatttttctgcgaGTAGGGTAAGATAAggtaaaatttagaattttaaggTGCGGGTAGGATTAGGATTGAAAAATTATCAACCCACGGATAAAGTagaatagaattttaaaaaaattttcaatctcTGGGTAGAGTTAAAATCCTACCCTACCCTATTTATTGCCAGCCTTACATGCTGGAGATGGTGGGTGGTAGTTGGTGCCTTGGTGGTGAATGGATGAAATTATTGTATCAAAAAATTAAGGAAAAAATGTGAGCAATTGAGTTTGTTTGTTTATTGGTTGATATAGTGATATTGGTTGTTTTTTTTGGTTAATTCCATAATTGGATTGATAGATAGATTGATTATAAGTTTATAACTCCAAGTGAaaatctaatcctaaaattaaataaatcaaCTCAAATATTATACCTGCAAAATCAGCCAAAGTGACCAGCAAAAACTGCTTCCAAAGAGAAAGAGACAACCCAGAAACCAATTGTTGTCAGGACCACCTAAACCTATGAGAAATGAATTTGATGGTGGAAGCTTTTGTGAATTATTGAGTAGCTTTGGACCCTTCAACAATGCCATGGACACTGCTCCACTTACACATGTCACTGTCCCTACTATTTTCGCTATGCCTCTCCAGCTTCCAATATTCACACTCTCCATtctattcaaaaataaaaggtAAAAATTCAAGTACAATTGTATTCCTTAAGAGTCGTTAAATGATTTTATAagtttgattaaattattatttaattattttcaattatCAACTTAACAAAAAAACAACTGTATATGAGTTTTCATCAAGATAAAAACATGCATACACTCTTTCATGATACTATTTTCGTTTTAACTCTGTTTATATATGTAGATCAATATGAAGAGCATAATGGAAGGAATTAATGGGCATTGATTAGTTACCGAAGAAGAGCTGCTATAAGAAAAGTGAGAGCTGGGAGAAGATTGGCCATTGCACTTGCAACTGAAGAGGAAACCAGATATAGACCCTCATACAATAGATTCTGATTCAACGTCACACtgtatgtatttatatatattccaaatattataatataaattaaacttACGCTAAGTAATCTCACATCACTACTAAACCATCATTATTAACATACAGAAATAGCGAGAGAGAATGGAAACCACAAACCCAATTAGTGAAGCAAGGAATATGAGACAAAAACTCCTAAAACTTAAGGACCACGAGCCAGAGTTTCTCCTGCatgaaataaaattagagaACAACTGTTACAAATATAATTAGGGGTGATAATAGTTAGGGTAGGACAGGTTTAGACTCCACTCTAGTTTCTAACACAACTcgtaaatttaaaatttctatAAAACTCAATCCTAATCTTATCGTACCCTACAATTCTTCATTTGATCCTATTAgcaacaaaattaaatttttttatcaaacacagtatttaattattctatataTTTCATAAACAAactaataaaacaaaaaatacaaatttaagaTCATATTAAcattaaaaacaacaaaatcaTAATGAAATCCatattaaaattacaaataacaTCATTATCAATTCATTAATTTCACCATACATGTataaaactataaaataaaaagaaaatatcctTATCaaggttaatttttttatatgaaaaaaatattagtgtttttgttaaaaaatgtGATTATTTGATGTAATTATAGGTGGGTGAATTTTGTAGATAAAAAGTCAACACACAGAGTGTATGTCGCAACACGCAAGATGCGTGTTGGACACGTTTCTTATACATCCACAATATTATAATACACTTTAAATATCCATCTTCAACTAAAATACCATCTTCATCaccatattaaaaaaaaaaagtataggtagacaataaaaattatttatttttatattttttaatttaactattaatttttatcttttttaataaattagacaAATATATATAGGCATCGTAGCATAGCATGCacctaaaaataatttctgcGCTATCAATTTCAttatacataaattttttaactacatataataatatatcAGGAATACAGTACGAGTAGGTCGGATAGGTATAAGCCTAAATCCGTACATAACTTTATTCGCTTCATTCTCAACTCAATCTCACAGCGAATCAGTTGCCAACTCTACCCAAATGGATTGGGGTAGAATATGTACTCGTGGATATGACTAATATTTCCAGCTTTAGATATATTTGTACTCCCTCCGATACATTTAACCTTTTGAAAAAAAGTCATTTCATAATATGGTATCAAAATGGAACTTAAAAGTCTAGCAAAAATTCACTTAAATCCAAAAAACTAAGAAACCAAGTGATTTCATGTGATTACAATCATCAAGTAATTAAGAAACTAAGAAAGTAATTAGAAGAATAAGGAAGAGGTAATACCCAGAGAAATAAGCAACGGGAACAATGACAAGAGTTGCCATAAGTTGGCGGTAGACAACAAAGACCCTTGGGCTCATTCCCTCTACTAAGACAGTCCTTGTTCCAATGGCAATACCTGCATATATCACCTGTAGCAGCACCATTGCCACCACCGGCAGGTACCTATCTACCCTACTCCCCATCTTTTGATCTTCTTTTTCCATTCACTAGGTATATATTCTTCAAGACTCGAGAAAGCTATAGTTCGGTTGCACTTGTATATACATTGAAACAAGAGGCCCACATTCTATGTAGTATTATCTAATTAATTTATCtcatatatttttttccttttattatgCATCTCAGATTCGGATCTGTCTAGTGTAGCTGTAACGTGATAACTACATACTATTTTGTAGTGAAATTACATATaaataatcaattattaattattaattgtaTTTATACATGGGAAAGATGTTAATTATTTTCCTATATTAGTCACCTGGATAACAAAAGTCTAGCACTCaatttagttatatataatattcaatCGAAACTACGAGATAACTCGCATTTTAATACAAGGTATAAACTGACCGCCgaatatgacaaaaaaaaaagtgaccGCCGAAGAAAAGAACAGAAAAGTGTGAACACCTAAAATGATCAGACATTTAATAGGCTAAGGGTTTGCCGCATGTATAATGAGTAATATACACATGGGAATGATGGGATAgcaaatatatatatgatatatatgGAGAGAGTCAGCAATGCAAGCAAGCTGCACATAACATGCGGCACCGCGTAGTCAGTCATTGGATGAACAGAAACtcaacattaatttcatagaGAATGAATAAGTTTACTATGATTTAAGATTTCGGATATTATTATCCTGCATGATATTATTACCACAGCTTGGAAATTCAAGGTCACTGGGAAAGGGGGTGTGATCAAATATGAGCAAAATTTCGAACCACACTAAAATAGTTTTTAAGTTTAAATCTGATCCACATATTTGCATATCAGATCGAATATATTcgcaaaacataaaaaatttttaaaaaaatatttttattaaaaaatatcaataatttttttttttaacatgtTTATTCTTAAagtattattaaatatattttttttaaataataaaaataaaataatacaacatatataataattattagttgaaataaatcataaaaagaatatttatttacttatttatttttacagATCTGTAGATATACGGATCGGATTTGCTGATACCCTACCTCAAATCCGCGATCCTAGATCCTATTAGTATGCAGTCGGATTAATATCCGTAATTTTCGGATCGAATTTGGATAAATAATGCGAATATGCAAATCAAATCCGAACCATAAATATCCCTATTTAATTGCTAGGCAATAGTAGCAACAGTACCAATAAAATCTCTCTAAGACGTACATTAAGAATTGCTTATATGAATATCAATTTCGTCATTTCCTTTTTCGAAGACTAAAGATGTTCATCCAGAGAGCCACTTTCAGAGACATCAATCCTCCAATTTTCTCTCTTATCCAAAAGGATTGTTTATTGGAGAGCAAGATTGACCAATATCAATGGTTGTAGCTTTTGAAGCATTTCAAGATAAAGAGAAACTACAAAAATGCTTCTCGAACTTTTGTGGGGAGCCCTAGACCAGGTTCAAATTCAGTTAGAGGTGAGAAGTACTGATCCACCATGTCTTGAGACACCTTTTCCAATGTTGGAGGATCCCACTGCATATATTTGGATatcaattattatattatagtgTTTAAAGATAAATAGGAAGAAAACCATTGATGAGATTCTTCGAAATGAATTATTTGTGTCAAacccaatgatatgcataacaCTGTTGTCTTTAACAGATGATATTATCAGAAACTTTGATAAGATCTTCAAATTGGTACCTTTGGTGCAAAGTCCTTGTCCACCACACGAGCCCTTATCCCCTAAAAACAATTCAAAGCAATTCACGTTAAATTAGATACAAGTAGTTTGTTTCGTCTAGAATGTGAATATTTGCAAGTAGATGACCCAACAATATTGGATCAGATAGACTCTAATATCATATTAGAATTGAGATTGAGTGAACCTAACTCAACCCCAAAACTAGCTCATAGGGCGAGGAATGTCTCACATTTATAAACCATCTAGAAACCTCATCTTTGAGTGATGTTGGATTTGTACTACTGGCAATGTTCATTACCTCACAAAAGTCACCAGAAATCTGCTTAGATGTTGCTTGTAAAGTCATATGGTACTCACGCGACAAGCACTGGTCAAGAGTCTGAAATCTACCCTCTCGTATCTGCATCAGTTAGACGGTTTACATTATAGTAAGCGGCTTCTCGTATGGAAGGAAGAAAGCATAGTAATCAAGAACTCAAATGAGTTttgacaagaaaaagaaactcaCTGATCTCAAGGAAACCTTCAGGCTCAATGGCGAAGCTTCTTTAAGTCTATTTAGGGTAGAAATGCACCATGCATCATTTGTTTCACTTGCCACTCTTTCCTAATGGAAATTTAAGTAATTAGATGGAAAAAAGAAACTGTGCACTGTTACCAGAAAGTTAAGCCACTCACAATAGATAGATGTTAATCAAAGATTAGCTGGTACAAATAGAGTTAACCAGATAAGAGACTACAACTAAGAGCGACACTAAAGACATTTTAGCAGCAGAAGAAATGAAATTCTAACATAAAGCTGTGCAGGAGGTACTTAAATTTAACGGAAGATGTAAAGCTCACCAAAGAATCAACAATCTCTTCCACTGTGTCATGGCAAAAGCATTTATCTACAACTTCAATCctgaagaaaatgaaaagtaGAAAAAAGGGCTATCTTAAACTGTGAATCAGAATATAAGAAATAAAGTTAGTAAGGAGAGCATCTAAACAGCTATGggcctttttccttattttcttgTAGGCTTCTGCTACTAACAACCATTTAGGCTCAATTTAAAAGCAAGGGAGGGGTATTTCGTGATATGTACTAATATGTTTAGTTTGTCGAAACGTTGTCTGTTTCCATTTTGAATGTTTATTGACGTGAAAacaagatatttaaaaaaatatatattcttttcACTTTTTTCCTTGACATAATCCTAAAAAGAGTATATTTTCCTCCCCTCTTGTAATTTCTGCctattttttgtattatctcTTTTGCATcccaaaattaaaaagaaagaagacaACACTTAAAAGATAAGACAAACCTTTGAAGTACACTACTGCTATCTGGGTGTACAAGGTCACCATACTGTTCTAAAGTGGTTTCAATTACAGAAGGATCATCAGTAACTAATTTCCCCAGCTGTTCTTCAATTAACGGGAGCCTCTATAGAACAAAATGATAGCTTGAGCTTGAAAAAAGTccattaaattttgaaataaagcaAGCAAGCAAGCAGGGTCTAACAGAACTAAACTGCACTTAGTGAGTAGTGTGTAGCAAGTCCACAAGTAACCATCTCTACTCCATTGAGCTTTTCCCCTGTTAGGGCCAAGTATTCGCCTACATAGTACATACAATAACAACCTATCAAACAAAGAAAGGCTAGAGAGGAATTTTATCAATCATGTTTTCAATAGATGAATAGTTCTGATCTTCTGAACCCATGAAATTCCCTTCAATAATTTTCACATAAAATAGGAGGATTATCCCATTAACCATTTTGTCCTGTGAACATGATGTCAGAAACAAGAATGAGTAAGCATTGGGAATTTGAAAAATAACTTCCATATCTTAGTCTTCATTCAGAACCTCAGTGATTCTATAACTTGCAAAAGTAGAAGGGGGGAAAAAATTGAAAGTACTGTTTTCCAATAACAAATTTTAGCAACTAGGACGTATCTAAATGTCCAAACTTGCAAATTAGATATACACATAATCATACCTAAGTGACCAGGTAAATGTGAAAGGTAGAAAGATGCTCCAGCATCAGGGTGAAATCCAATAAGAACTTCAGGGGTAGCAAAAATCTGAAAAATAGGGATATGTTATAATCATTATATTTTGGTTAATTCAACGTGATGAATTCTGTTGAAGATTTGTAGAGAATCAATATTCATAGACTCAATGTGTGCCTATAACTTATGAACCCTTGTGCTGCTTAATTAGTTTTGTCAGGCTTTTAAGGTATCTTGAATTACTTAGATGACCAAACTCCCAATGATAAAGTGATAAAGTGGGGGATTAACTACCATTGCATATGTAATTTCCATCTTATGTGAACCTCATTATCCtaatttaaaagtaaaagtaaagtGACAAATAAATCCCTAACGATTTACACTTCGAACAGATTAGTCCCTAATAAAAAAGCACCAATAAAGTCTTAAGGATAACATATGTAGACACACTACCTTTAAACTAGCTCCTATGATTAGGGTAGAAGGTCTTAATTTGAACTAACTTGTCCACGTTCGTTATTTTGGAGGACTTCATtggtatttttttctttaaggATTAATTTGTCCAAAATATAAATTCTCATATGTTTATTTGTCACTTTAATCTAAGAGTAATTAGACACTTATTTTCTCACTCTACCAACCTCCTGATGCTTGATCCATACATATACATGAAGAAATCCATAAATACTATCTCACATTTCATGAAATACTAGAGAACGAGCAAGAAAGTTTGTTATGTTACATTACATACAGTTTTGTCGGTTGCAACTCGAAAagtgccggggattgaaattcCAGCTCCACCACCCATGGTAATGCCATTCAGAAGAGCGATCTGCGCGAAGATCACAGCTTACAGTTGAAAATAAAGGAACTGAATCATGAGAAGAGGCAATGCATGTGATGAAAGAAAGAATCGAAAAGTAGTACTCACATGTGGCTTCATATATGTACCTATGACGTAAATAAAACGATATATTGTTCGGAAGAATTCCTTGCAGGCTTCCATGTTGGCTGCGTGAATGGGAAGGGAATAAGAatgatatgaaaaagaaaaaggaaagtaaATTGATTGAGATGAGTTGGACCTCTGTTGATGAAATGGTAAATGGCGACAATATCACCGCCAGCTGCAAATGCCCGACCACTGCCCTTCATAACAAAATTGAGAACAAGAGTGTCTAAGAAGCTAAACAATACAAgctttagttagttagttagttagttagttaccTTGATGGTGACAAAGCCAACGTCGGGGTTATCTTCCCAGGCTCGGTAAAGTTTGCTGAGGGTAGCCACCTGAGTTGAGTCAGTCAGCAAGACAAACCTCAAATAGACAATAATTAAACAGAAATTATCAAATAATAATACCATGGAGGTGTTGAGGGCGTTGAGAGCCGTGGGTCTGTTGAGAATTGCCATTCTCGAGTAACCGTTTCCTTCAACAACCACAACTTCCTCGTTCGAAGAAGAACACAGGGTTCGGCTTTGGCATCTGTATCTGTATCTGTATGCAATTGGATTAAACCTTGTTAGGAGCGATCTTGCGCGTTGCATTATTGCTGCTTCTTCACTCTTCACCCTTCACCTCACCTGCTACCCTCACTCACTCTCGCGTCTTCTACCTGTAAttaacttattattattattggattcGATCGGAGTCGTATCCGCCTATCCGGTAAATGCATAAACCCGCTCATGTATTAACCATGGGCTCCGCTCTTGGCATAACAGGCCCACTTAACTACCACCCTTTTTCACATTTTTgcaaattcttttaatttttcctcAATTGATCTTATAAAATGTAATTTTATATCATACAAAATTTAAGtatgacaaaaaaatttataatataaaaataaaaacttaggTGCAGTTAACTTTATGTTGATAATTGAGAATCGTTAAATGATTTAGTAGGTTTgactaaattatcatttaatatTCTAAGTTATCAACTTCACTTTAAATTAACTACACGTAAGTTtcactaatataaaattatattttataaaaccaattaagaaaatatatttCTTTGCAAGTATGCTTgtttcataaattttaatttgtaatgcattattgttttttttttttgtcattattgCATTATTGTATTGTTGAACTTACTATCTCTTGTAGCTTTGgaggtgttcataccctggcccaataataaaggcccaggtccaagcGAAAGGCCTAGTCCAGAGAATTGAGCCTTGCTGAGCACCGACCTTCATACTAAGAAGTCGGTGTTGACTACGACTCGCTCTAAAGAGGTCGGAACGGAGAGTAGCTGGCAGATAAGCcttcattcaaatgagtaactgcctcTAAAAtttctctaaccacttcatcaagccatatcttaacctccctaagataatgggacggttaacgcCCTAAaaatacggcactactccaacggtggttattggctcacactataaatacactgacacccctcaggtatctctaagcccaacaCATTCAAAACTTGCTTACACctttgctaacttaggcatcggagtgtctttgcaggtaccaccccccattcactcacgtaaacaagtcggaaggaggttCCCGCGCGCGAACCTACTCGGAAGCCACCCTCCGtagacgattgggccaaccaacgccatccattctattaatctccggttacccaccgtaacattggcgccgttgccggagaaccCGAGAAATCATCCACCGATGGCGgacagatcccacgaagaaggtcatgtggagacagattctgagcaagagaatctggacacaggcaATAACGATGCGGATTTTACCCTCCACCAGGAAATTGATAACCAGCACAGAGAAGGCACCTCCGGAGTAAAAAACCCGAAGATAAACTCTTCAGAAGGGCGCGAGTCAGAAAAAGAAGGACCATCCCATGTGactgaactcatgggattagtccacagcCGCCTGGAACAGCTGGAACAAGAACGGGAGCGACAAAAGGAAACTAAAAAGaacctaaaagaggagatggaacgacgaaaatagttagaaagaaaactcttaaagtTAGAATCCTCCCTTAAAGGTCGCAACTCCCGTGACGAACAAGAAGAGCCGCCCTTAGGTGGGGAGGATCCTTTCAGcaaggacataatgagggcaaaagttccgaggAACTTTAAAAgccccgatatggacctctatgacggaaccacggatccaaagcatcacctgagcaacttcaaaagtcggatgtacctagctgatgcttccgacgctacgcGATGCAAGGCCTTCCCGACCACTCTATCAAAAGcggcgatgaagtggttcgatagcctccccctAGGTCGGTtactagttttgaagacctctcacagaagtttttgatgaggttctcaatccagaaagacaaagtgaaacatgcaccgagcctcctgggaataaaacaggaggtcggagaatctttacgagcctacatggaaaggttcaacaaagcatgtttggagattcaagacctacccacagaggcagtcataatggggttagtcaatggactcagagaaggtcccttctcacaatccatatctaaaagacaccccgtttctctaagtgatatacaggaaagagctgaaaagtacatcaatatggaggaaaatgccaaattgagagacctgagttggcgacctgggccccctccctcaacaaaagaaagggaaagggaaaccaagaaaagggaagaactcggtctcgacaGACTAAGGAAGtaccactcttatactcctctaaaagtTTCAATAGTGGATGTGTACAGAGAAATTTGCAACACTGAAAGACTGCCACCCCCCAGAcccatcaaaaataaaaaggggggaagccgcagcgactactgtgagtaccataaaatatatggtcactccacgaacgattgttacgacctcaaaaatgtgatagaaaagttggctagagaaggtcgacttgacagatatctcatagaaaggtcggacggtcATGGGAAGAGGAAGCGAGATGATATCGacagaagagacccaccaccgtCGACTCCTAAGAGACATATtcatatgatctcaggagggttcgcgggagggggactcacaaaatcctctcgcaaaaggcACCTCAAGAGAGTCTATCAAGTCGGAGGAGAGTCATCCGATCTCCCCACCATCtcattcactaaagaagatgggcaaggaataatccctggacacgacgatccagtagtaataactatgatcctagccaatgcccatctccacagaaccctagtagaccaaggaagctcagcagacatcctttttaagcccgcttttgacaagctagggttggacgagaaagaattaagagcctaccccgacaccctatacggattaggggacacgccaataaaaccactgggatttttgcccctccacactacttttggaaaaggggaaaaatctaagactctgagtatagacttcatagtcattgatgtcgggtcagcatataatgctttaatcggcagagctatcctaaatcgactcggagcagtggtatccactccccacctttgcatgaaattcccgacctcagcgggaatagcaacggtaaggggag includes:
- the LOC130962019 gene encoding WAT1-related protein At4g30420-like isoform X1, yielding MEKEDQKMGSRVDRYLPVVAMVLLQVIYAGIAIGTRTVLVEGMSPRVFVVYRQLMATLVIVPVAYFSGRNSGSWSLSFRSFCLIFLASLIGVTLNQNLLYEGLYLVSSSVASAMANLLPALTFLIAALLRMESVNIGSWRGIAKIVGTVTCVSGAVSMALLKGPKLLNNSQKLPPSNSFLIGLGGPDNNWFLGCLFLFGSSFCWSLWLILQVPASASHPNHLSLSAWMCLMAALQSGAVTLFLEPHPAAWKFHTLLEFASTVYAGVMGSAVSFFVQAWCISRRGPLFSAMFTPLYTVITTIFAAIMLHETLYTGSLIGAIGVIIGLYIVLWGKAEEVAENDDNVTTDAITPAEEEVKIHIIKNINNNNNNIESTDFEEPLLSSNSPSHSLN
- the LOC130962019 gene encoding WAT1-related protein At4g30420-like isoform X2, with product MEKEDQKMGSRVDRYLPVVAMVLLQVIYAGIAIGTRTVLVEGMSPRVFVVYRQLMATLVIVPVAYFSGRNSGSWSLSFRSFCLIFLASLIGVTLNQNLLYEGLYLVSSSVASAMANLLPALTFLIAALLRMESVNIGSWRGIAKIVGTVTCVSGAVSMALLKGPKLLNNSQKLPPSNSFLIGLGGPDNNWFLGCLFLFGSSFCWSLWLILQVPASASHPNHLSLSAWMCLMAALQSGAVTLFLEPHPAAWKFHTLLEFASTVYAGVMGSAVSFFVQAWCISRRGPLFSAMFTPLYTVITTIFAAIMLHETLYTGRRNWSYYWLVYCAVG
- the LOC130960296 gene encoding 3-hydroxyisobutyryl-CoA hydrolase-like protein 1, mitochondrial isoform X2, with the translated sequence MQRARSLLTRFNPIAYRYRYRCQSRTLCSSSNEEVVVVEGNGYSRMAILNRPTALNALNTSMVATLSKLYRAWEDNPDVGFVTIKGSGRAFAAGGDIVAIYHFINRANMEACKEFFRTIYRFIYVIGTYMKPHIALLNGITMGGGAGISIPGTFRVATDKTIFATPEVLIGFHPDAGASFYLSHLPGHLGEYLALTGEKLNGVEMVTCGLATHYSLSARLPLIEEQLGKLVTDDPSVIETTLEQYGDLVHPDSSSVLQRIEVVDKCFCHDTVEEIVDSLERVASETNDAWCISTLNRLKEASPLSLKVSLRSIREGRFQTLDQCLSREYHMTLQATSKQISGDFCEGIRARVVDKDFAPKWDPPTLEKVSQDMVDQYFSPLTEFEPGLGLPTKVREAFL
- the LOC130960296 gene encoding 3-hydroxyisobutyryl-CoA hydrolase-like protein 1, mitochondrial isoform X1, with translation MQRARSLLTRFNPIAYRYRYRCQSRTLCSSSNEEVVVVEGNGYSRMAILNRPTALNALNTSMVATLSKLYRAWEDNPDVGFVTIKGSGRAFAAGGDIVAIYHFINRANMEACKEFFRTIYRFIYVIGTYMKPHIALLNGITMGGGAGISIPGTFRVATDKTIFATPEVLIGFHPDAGASFYLSHLPGHLGEYLALTGEKLNGVEMVTCGLATHYSLSARLPLIEEQLGKLVTDDPSVIETTLEQYGDLVHPDSSSVLQRIEVVDKCFCHDTVEEIVDSLERVASETNDAWCISTLNRLKEASPLSLKVSLRSIREGRFQTLDQCLSREYHMTLQATSKQISGDFCEVMNIASSTNPTSLKDEVSRWFINGIRARVVDKDFAPKWDPPTLEKVSQDMVDQYFSPLTEFEPGLGLPTKVREAFL